A region from the Eleginops maclovinus isolate JMC-PN-2008 ecotype Puerto Natales chromosome 17, JC_Emac_rtc_rv5, whole genome shotgun sequence genome encodes:
- the LOC134878931 gene encoding leucine-rich repeat neuronal protein 3, protein MKDVSFVDRLFVGLAMASFVVATEERPDCPKLCVCEIRPWFSPSSVYMEAQTVDCNDLGLFSVPERLPLGTQVLLLQTNNVVRIDKPLDYLANITEIDLSQNNLSSISDVHLGNLPQLMSLHLEENWIRELPDQSLAKVANLQELYMNHNLIAYISPMAFQGLGNLVRLHLNSNKLKAIKREWFDPLPNLEILMIGENPILSIDDMNFQPLSNLRSLVLTRMNLSQLPDDALAGLDNLESISFYDNIFPEVPHSALKNAKNLKFLDLNKNPIARIQRGDFVDMLHLKELGINSMPELVSIDSFALNNLPELTKIEATNNPKLSYIHPNAFYKLPRLETLMLNGNALSALHRITVESLPNLREVSMHSNPIRCDCVVRWMNMNKTNLRFMEPDSLFCVEPPEYEGQHVRQVHFREMMEICLPLISPESMPGHIKVQNGSSVSLHCRAYAEPEPDIYWITPSGTRVQPNTVSDKFYMHPEGTFDIYDITEKEAGLYTCVAHNLVGADLKSVSVEVNGYFPRPANGSLNVIIKSVETNSILVSWKASRGTLAPNIKWYTGSDANQPTTAFTTRVPSDVQVYNLTHLSPATLYKVCVDVGSIHYNHDTKCVNVTTKGLELAAKDTEKWDAAVITVFGVLLAVISVACLLIYVSLRNHHLYGDVRKCESKAPLTPAEASGMHSPFFTKLWVSGKGLPSGVNVKATVINVSDNAF, encoded by the coding sequence ATGAAGGACGTGTCATTCGTGGATCGTCTCTTTGTCGGCTTGGCCATGGCCTCTTTTGTTGTGGCCACAGAGGAGAGGCCTGATTGCCcgaagctctgtgtgtgtgagattagaCCCTGGTTTTCCCCGAGTTCGGTGTACATGGAGGCGCAGACAGTTGACTGTAATGACCTGGGACTCTTTAGTGTGCCGGAACGATTACCGCTAGGCACACAAGTACTATTActgcaaacaaacaatgttGTCAGGATTGACAAACCCTTGGATTACCTGGCCAACATCACAGAGATTGATTTATCGCAAAACAACTTATCCTCCATCAGCGACGTCCACCTGGGGAATCTTCCTCAGCTGATGTCCCTTCACTTGGAGGAAAATTGGATACGAGAGTTACCTGACCAAAGTCTGGCCAAGGTGGCTAACCTCCAGGAGCTATACATGAATCACAACCTCATCGCCTACATTTCCCCAATGGCTTTCCAGGGTCTCGGCAACCTTGTGCGGCTCCACCTCAATTCCAACAAGCTTAAGGCCATTAAAAGAGAGTGGTTCGACCCACTGCCAAATCTTGAAATCCTGATGATTGGCGAGAATCCTATTCTTTCTATTGACGATATGAACTTCCAACCTCTCAGTAATCTCCGCAGTCTTGTCCTCACCAGAATGAACCTCTCTCAGCTTCCTGACGATGCACTGGCTGGTCTTGATAACTTAGAGAGCATCTCGTTCTATGATAATATATTCCCAGAGGTGCCTCATTCTGCcctgaaaaatgcaaaaaatctCAAGTTTTTGGATCTGAATAAAAACCCAATTGCTAGAATACAGAGAGGGGACTTTGTGGATATGCTGCATCTGAAAGAACTGGGGATTAACAGCATGCCAGAGTTGGTTTCAATCGACAGCTTTGCCCTCAATAACCTCCCCGAACTGACCAAAATAGAAGCCACCAACAATCCTAAACTCTCCTATATCCATCCGAATGCTTTCTACAAACTACCGCGGCTGGAAACCCTAATGCTAAATGGCAATGCGCTCAGTGCCCTCCACAGGATTACCGTCGAGTCCCTCCCAAATCTCAGAGAGGTGAGCATGCACAGCAACCCCATCCGCTGTGACTGCGTAGTCCGCTGGATGAACATGAACAAAACCAACCTCCGCTTCATGGAGCCTGACTCACTGTTCTGTGTGGAGCCCCCAGAGTACGAGGGTCAGCATGTCCGACAGGTGCACTTCAGAGAGATGATGGAGATTTGCCTGCCACTTATCTCTCCCGAAAGCATGCCCGGGCATATTAAAGTACAGAATGGTAGCTCAGTGTCCCTCCATTGCCGAGCCTACGCTGAACCAGAGCCGGATATCTACTGGATCACCCCGTCTGGCACCAGGGTCCAGCCGAACACCGTGTCCGACAAGTTCTACATGCACCCAGAGGGGACTTTTGACATCTATGAcataacagaaaaagaagcTGGTCTCTACACGTGTGTCGCCCATAATCTAGTTGGAGCTGATCTTAAATCTGTTTCAGTAGAAGTGAATGGATACTTCCCCCGACCTGCGAATGGCTCTCTGAATGTCATAATCAAATCAGTGGAGACAAACTCCATCTTGGTTTCGTGGAAGGCGAGTCGTGGCACCCTGGCTCCCAACATTAAATGGTACACGGGGTCCGATGCGAACCAGCCCACCACCGCGTTCACCACCAGGGTCCCCTCTGACGTCCAGGTCTACAACCTCACACATCTCAGCCCCGCCACTCTGTACAAAGTCTGTGTGGATGTCGGCAGCATCCACTACAACCATGACACCAAATGTGTCAATGTCACCACTAAGGGATTAGAGCTGGCAGCCAAGGACACAGAGAAATGGGACGCAGCAGTAATCACCGTCTTTGGTGTGCTCTTGGCTGTGATTTCAGTGGCCTGCCTGCTTATTTATGTCTCTCTGAGGAACCACCACCTTTACGGGGATGTAAGGAAATGCGAGTCCAAGGCTCCGCTGACACCGGCGGAAGCTAGCGGAATGCACTCTCCTTTCTTTACAAAGCTGTGGGTGTCGGGCAAAGGACTGCCAAGTGGAGTGAACGTGAAAGCCACAGTCATAAATGTATCTGACAATGCATTTTAA